Proteins encoded in a region of the Neisseria subflava genome:
- a CDS encoding FimV/HubP family polar landmark protein: MTSLSASAGLGGLNVQSHLGEPFTGSITVTGEEAQALLNGGKATISNGNLRAAVRKSGDKAVVTIRSYKAIKDPVLVFQVGVGAQSREYTAIIDPAGYDSKDAASVRTRPATESQSSELTRNAQQPATKNNKAAGNQATQARKDVQRKAEKKQVQTAPAKNDTAARSGRQHLVRTGETLIAIASSIRPQGMTLDQTIQALVNANPDVFIDNNANRMLAGKVLNIPNRSELQRLVASAPVKTNTATEKANETANATEAKIEKPVVQPEAQTEAQVKDAGVNTQQQEEVKQASAEQTEQAASAAVNENAASTVPTSDIQEAMASDAQENVVASEPVATTGSVAEQTESESDGNLWKWLLAGGAALIAAWLLLKAAGKRKDEPEAAPVSRKDEEKAVQKNVAASTAAVAATKVTPSEKTQDGLFIEDDFEDDVVINEVEESSNIDDVKLDLGKIDNSQAGILSGAVTHDVETEQRRHADWDNIESTESVYEPEPENPYQPVSVVMPERKEEQANTFAEFDLAAEKKVSELRNEEPLEFTVETPEASGGHALPFDVKQDQDLQIQETKEEAEKEAAASEFVIEEGALEWEAEDVSVAADQSNSERGFVSESVGMTAPFEAKYDLAKMYIEIGDPEAARETLQGLIEEAEGDILHKAQKLMKELGA, from the coding sequence CGCGGCGGTACGCAAATCAGGCGATAAAGCAGTCGTTACCATTCGTTCCTATAAAGCCATCAAAGATCCTGTTTTGGTTTTCCAAGTAGGTGTTGGCGCGCAATCGCGTGAATACACCGCTATTATCGATCCGGCCGGATATGATTCTAAAGATGCTGCATCTGTTCGTACCCGTCCGGCCACTGAATCTCAATCCTCCGAGCTGACACGCAATGCCCAACAGCCGGCCACTAAAAACAATAAAGCAGCAGGTAATCAGGCAACTCAAGCGCGTAAGGATGTGCAGCGTAAGGCTGAGAAAAAACAAGTTCAGACGGCCCCTGCTAAAAACGACACGGCTGCACGTTCAGGCAGGCAGCATTTGGTACGTACGGGTGAAACCCTGATTGCCATTGCGTCCAGTATCCGTCCGCAAGGTATGACCTTGGATCAAACCATCCAGGCTTTGGTAAATGCCAACCCGGATGTGTTTATCGATAATAATGCCAACCGTATGTTGGCAGGTAAGGTACTGAATATTCCAAACCGTAGCGAATTGCAACGCTTGGTTGCTTCTGCTCCTGTTAAAACCAATACTGCGACAGAAAAAGCCAATGAAACCGCCAATGCAACAGAAGCTAAAATAGAAAAACCTGTTGTTCAGCCTGAGGCTCAAACTGAAGCTCAGGTCAAAGATGCTGGCGTAAATACACAGCAACAGGAAGAAGTGAAACAAGCTTCAGCTGAACAAACAGAACAAGCAGCATCTGCGGCGGTTAATGAAAATGCCGCATCGACTGTTCCTACGTCCGATATTCAAGAAGCTATGGCTTCTGATGCTCAAGAGAACGTAGTGGCTTCTGAGCCTGTTGCAACCACTGGTTCTGTCGCAGAGCAAACAGAAAGCGAATCAGACGGCAATTTATGGAAATGGTTATTGGCAGGCGGTGCAGCCCTTATTGCTGCTTGGTTGTTGTTGAAAGCTGCCGGTAAACGTAAAGACGAGCCGGAAGCGGCACCTGTAAGCCGTAAGGATGAAGAGAAGGCTGTACAGAAAAATGTTGCCGCTTCAACTGCTGCGGTTGCTGCAACTAAAGTAACGCCGTCTGAAAAAACTCAAGACGGTCTGTTTATCGAAGACGATTTTGAAGATGATGTGGTTATCAATGAGGTAGAAGAATCTTCCAATATTGATGATGTCAAACTTGATTTGGGTAAGATTGACAATAGTCAGGCAGGTATTCTTTCAGGTGCAGTAACGCATGATGTTGAGACAGAGCAACGTCGTCATGCTGATTGGGACAATATCGAATCAACGGAAAGCGTGTACGAGCCTGAACCAGAAAATCCGTATCAGCCAGTATCTGTTGTTATGCCTGAACGTAAAGAAGAGCAGGCAAATACATTTGCTGAGTTTGATTTGGCGGCAGAGAAAAAGGTCTCCGAGTTAAGAAATGAAGAGCCACTTGAGTTTACGGTAGAAACCCCTGAAGCTTCAGGCGGCCATGCGTTGCCATTTGATGTCAAGCAAGATCAAGACTTGCAAATTCAAGAAACCAAAGAAGAAGCAGAGAAAGAAGCAGCTGCTTCCGAGTTTGTGATTGAAGAAGGTGCATTGGAATGGGAAGCTGAAGATGTTTCAGTAGCCGCTGATCAAAGCAATAGTGAAAGAGGCTTTGTTTCAGAATCAGTCGGCATGACTGCACCGTTTGAAGCCAAATATGATTTGGCTAAGATGTATATCGAAATCGGTGATCCTGAAGCGGCTCGAGAAACATTGCAAGGGCTGATTGAGGAGGCTGAAGGCGATATTCTGCATAAAGCCCAAAAACTGATGAAAGAACTTGGCGCGTAA
- the truA gene encoding tRNA pseudouridine(38-40) synthase TruA, with amino-acid sequence MTEQVNTTGHLVQRWALTLSYDGSRFYGWQKQAGDLPTVQTALEQALSSIAEEQINTIVAGRTDTGVHATAQVVHFDTSVNRPEQAWVRGVNAHLPDGVAVLVAQKVAPHFHARFDAYGRHYRYLLESSPVRSPLLVGRVGWTHLKLDLNLMRQAAALLEGEHDFSSFRAAECQAKSPVKTLYSTSISGTARYLCLDLHGNAFLHHMVRNIMGALVYVGSGRISVDEFESVFHAKSRLKAPPTFMSDGLYLTGVDYPDEFGVKKLSLPEWMSVLGNDFQTG; translated from the coding sequence ATGACTGAACAAGTAAATACAACAGGGCATCTGGTGCAGCGCTGGGCTTTGACCCTCTCTTATGACGGTAGTCGTTTTTATGGTTGGCAAAAACAGGCTGGAGATTTGCCGACTGTTCAGACGGCCTTAGAGCAGGCGTTGTCTTCAATAGCAGAGGAGCAAATTAATACTATTGTTGCGGGAAGGACGGATACGGGTGTGCATGCAACTGCCCAGGTAGTGCATTTTGATACATCAGTAAATCGTCCGGAGCAAGCATGGGTGCGGGGGGTCAATGCACATTTGCCTGATGGTGTTGCTGTGTTGGTTGCGCAAAAAGTTGCACCTCATTTCCATGCCCGATTTGATGCTTATGGCCGTCATTATCGTTATTTATTGGAATCCTCACCGGTTCGTTCTCCATTATTGGTTGGTAGAGTAGGGTGGACGCATTTGAAATTAGATTTAAATCTGATGAGGCAGGCTGCTGCCTTATTGGAGGGGGAGCATGACTTTTCTAGCTTTCGAGCAGCTGAATGTCAGGCGAAATCTCCTGTAAAGACACTATATAGTACAAGTATTAGTGGAACTGCTCGCTATCTGTGCCTTGATTTGCATGGAAATGCATTCTTACATCATATGGTACGCAATATTATGGGAGCATTGGTGTATGTGGGTAGTGGCAGAATCAGTGTGGATGAGTTTGAGTCAGTCTTTCATGCAAAAAGTAGATTGAAGGCTCCGCCAACTTTTATGTCAGATGGCCTGTATTTAACAGGTGTTGACTATCCTGATGAGTTTGGCGTGAAGAAACTATCGTTACCCGAGTGGATGAGCGTTCTAGGTAATGATTTTCAGACGGGCTAA
- the porB gene encoding trimeric porin PorB: MKKSLIALTLAALPVAAMADVTLYGQVKAGVEISKVKVGKATSKTATEIADYGSRIGFKGHEHLGSNLNAIWQVEQNTSIAGGDSGFANRESFIGLEGGFGKVRAGNLNTALKDSSDSFDPWESGAANADALQLGKIKRVDTRKVSVRYDTPVFGGFSASVQYQPRDNANPGDKYTHTVKSRESYDLGLNYENSGFFGRYAGSYAKRADLDAGYLDAFNSNTTLAAGAYKDHQAHRLTAGYDANNLMVAVVGQYEGFKADVAGAKKNERTEVGATAAYRFGNVTPRVSYAHGFKAKEDGVKQKNSAYNQVIVGADYDFSKRTSALLSAGWLKEGKGDYKYEKTAGTVGLRHKF, from the coding sequence ATGAAAAAATCTCTGATTGCTCTGACTTTGGCAGCTCTGCCTGTTGCAGCTATGGCTGATGTGACTCTGTACGGTCAAGTTAAAGCCGGCGTTGAAATTTCTAAAGTAAAAGTGGGTAAAGCTACTTCTAAAACTGCTACTGAGATTGCTGACTACGGTTCTCGCATCGGCTTCAAAGGCCACGAACATTTGGGTAGCAACTTGAATGCTATTTGGCAAGTTGAACAAAACACTTCTATCGCCGGTGGTGACTCTGGTTTTGCTAACCGTGAATCTTTCATCGGTTTGGAAGGTGGTTTCGGTAAAGTTCGTGCCGGTAACCTGAACACTGCTCTGAAAGACAGCAGTGACAGCTTCGACCCTTGGGAATCTGGTGCCGCTAACGCAGATGCTCTGCAACTGGGTAAAATTAAACGTGTAGATACTCGTAAAGTATCTGTACGTTACGACACTCCTGTATTTGGTGGTTTCAGTGCAAGCGTACAATACCAACCTCGCGACAATGCTAACCCTGGCGACAAATACACTCACACTGTGAAAAGCCGTGAATCTTACGATTTGGGCCTGAACTACGAAAACTCTGGCTTCTTCGGTCGTTATGCTGGTTCTTACGCTAAACGTGCTGACTTGGATGCTGGCTACTTGGATGCATTCAACAGCAACACTACTTTGGCTGCTGGTGCTTACAAAGATCACCAAGCACACCGTCTGACTGCTGGTTACGATGCTAACAACCTGATGGTTGCTGTTGTAGGTCAATACGAAGGCTTCAAAGCTGATGTAGCTGGTGCTAAGAAAAACGAACGTACTGAAGTTGGTGCGACTGCTGCTTACCGCTTCGGCAACGTAACTCCTCGTGTTTCTTACGCTCACGGCTTCAAAGCTAAAGAAGATGGCGTAAAACAAAAAAACAGCGCTTACAACCAAGTTATCGTTGGTGCTGACTACGACTTCTCTAAACGCACTTCTGCCCTGTTGTCTGCCGGCTGGTTGAAAGAAGGCAAAGGCGACTACAAATACGAGAAAACTGCTGGTACTGTTGGCCTGCGTCACAAATTCTAA
- a CDS encoding NosR/NirI family protein, with protein sequence MLFAVFFMMMVSLPAYAERLPDFLAKVQPSEIFPGADRYGKPEGKPLVARVYKGEEQLGLVYITTDVVNTRGYSSKPIDTMVALANDGTIAGAKLVEHHEPIMLIGIPQSRVDKFIDKYIGLNFIKNPPQPGVAPGDIISGATVTLMVINDSIQRSVKAVINQYHLGTDKAVQAGTAAASGEQSAEPAVQTRPRRVANQDKQDILSWNALLEQKAVGHLHIPIDEINKLFEKSGKAGVADHAEQGDGNDTFIDLYVALVSQPSIGKSLLGEAGWNNLQKRLKPGQEAVMVAGEGRYSWKGSGYVRGGIFDRIEMIQGDTSFRFTDAQHERVVALSAEGAPAFKEVSWFTIPEGVEFDGAEPWRLQLMIQRVLSVNDKAFVTADLDYELPKGYYVDDPKAPPVEISAPVEPVAAAASAPEESTGIAEDATAEEGVSNQLWKQVWKAKQGQIVVVGIALTILLLVFLFQDWIVRYEKWYDRFRLCFLTFTLFYIGWYAQAQLSVVNTLTLFSAVLTEFHWEFFLMDPLVFILWLFTAATMLLWNRGTFCGWLCPFGALQELTNRIAKKLGLKQITVPHLLHTRLSAIKYVIFFALLAISLYDLGTAEKFAEIEPFKTAIILKFMREWWFVLFAAALLIAGLFIERFFCRYLCPLGAGIALPGRFRVFDWLRRYKMCGNPCQICTHECPVQAIAPEGDIHPNECIQCLHCQVMYHHDTRCPQVVATNKKKQKQAAAKAEQHDAAATQNAQEQVVQFVKKESAISVDK encoded by the coding sequence ATGCTGTTCGCTGTATTTTTCATGATGATGGTAAGCCTGCCTGCTTACGCGGAACGCTTGCCTGATTTCTTGGCAAAAGTTCAGCCGTCTGAAATTTTCCCAGGTGCTGACCGCTACGGTAAGCCTGAAGGTAAGCCCTTGGTTGCTCGCGTGTACAAGGGCGAAGAGCAGCTTGGCTTGGTTTATATCACAACTGACGTAGTCAATACGCGCGGTTATTCGAGCAAACCGATCGATACGATGGTTGCATTGGCCAATGATGGCACTATTGCCGGCGCAAAATTGGTTGAGCACCATGAGCCGATTATGCTGATCGGTATCCCGCAATCCCGTGTCGATAAATTCATTGACAAATATATCGGCTTAAATTTTATTAAAAACCCGCCTCAACCAGGTGTTGCACCAGGAGATATTATTAGTGGTGCGACTGTAACCCTAATGGTCATCAATGACAGTATTCAGCGCTCTGTTAAAGCAGTAATCAATCAATATCATTTGGGTACAGATAAAGCAGTTCAAGCCGGTACGGCAGCTGCTTCCGGCGAGCAGTCTGCCGAACCTGCCGTTCAAACTCGTCCGCGTCGTGTTGCCAATCAAGACAAACAAGATATCCTGTCATGGAATGCGCTTTTGGAACAAAAAGCCGTCGGTCATCTGCATATTCCTATCGACGAAATCAATAAACTGTTTGAGAAAAGCGGTAAAGCAGGTGTGGCAGATCATGCGGAGCAGGGCGATGGTAATGATACATTTATTGATCTGTATGTTGCCTTGGTCAGCCAACCTTCCATCGGTAAAAGCCTTTTAGGTGAAGCCGGTTGGAACAACCTGCAAAAACGTTTGAAACCTGGCCAAGAAGCCGTGATGGTGGCCGGCGAGGGTCGCTATTCTTGGAAAGGTTCAGGTTATGTCCGCGGCGGTATCTTTGACCGTATTGAAATGATTCAAGGCGATACCAGCTTCCGCTTTACCGATGCGCAACATGAACGTGTAGTTGCTTTATCTGCCGAAGGTGCGCCTGCATTTAAAGAAGTTTCTTGGTTCACTATCCCCGAAGGTGTGGAATTTGATGGTGCTGAACCATGGCGTTTGCAATTGATGATTCAACGCGTATTGAGCGTAAATGATAAGGCATTTGTAACTGCCGATTTGGATTATGAATTGCCAAAAGGCTACTACGTTGACGATCCTAAAGCACCGCCGGTTGAAATTAGTGCACCGGTTGAGCCGGTGGCTGCGGCAGCCTCTGCTCCGGAGGAAAGTACAGGTATTGCAGAAGATGCAACGGCTGAGGAAGGCGTATCCAACCAACTTTGGAAACAGGTTTGGAAAGCCAAACAAGGTCAAATCGTGGTTGTCGGTATTGCTTTGACAATTCTTCTGTTGGTATTCCTGTTCCAAGATTGGATTGTCCGTTACGAAAAATGGTATGACCGATTCCGTCTTTGTTTCCTGACCTTTACGCTGTTTTATATCGGCTGGTATGCTCAGGCACAATTATCGGTAGTGAATACTTTGACGTTGTTCTCAGCTGTTTTGACTGAGTTCCACTGGGAATTTTTCCTGATGGATCCGCTAGTATTCATTCTGTGGCTCTTTACAGCGGCGACCATGCTGTTGTGGAACCGCGGTACATTCTGTGGATGGCTGTGCCCTTTCGGTGCATTGCAAGAGTTAACCAACCGTATCGCTAAAAAATTGGGTCTGAAACAGATTACAGTGCCACACTTGTTGCATACCCGTCTGAGTGCGATTAAATATGTAATTTTCTTCGCTTTGCTGGCAATTTCCCTGTACGATTTGGGTACGGCTGAAAAATTTGCTGAAATTGAGCCTTTCAAAACTGCAATTATTTTGAAATTCATGCGTGAATGGTGGTTTGTTCTGTTCGCCGCCGCTTTGCTGATTGCAGGCTTGTTCATCGAACGTTTCTTCTGCCGTTATCTGTGTCCTTTGGGTGCAGGTATTGCATTGCCGGGCCGCTTCCGTGTGTTTGATTGGCTGCGCCGTTATAAAATGTGCGGTAACCCATGCCAGATTTGTACACACGAATGCCCAGTACAGGCAATCGCACCTGAAGGCGACATTCATCCGAACGAATGTATCCAATGTCTGCATTGTCAGGTAATGTATCATCACGATACGCGTTGTCCTCAAGTAGTGGCAACGAATAAGAAAAAACAAAAACAAGCAGCGGCAAAAGCTGAACAGCATGATGCGGCAGCGACGCAAAATGCCCAAGAACAAGTCGTCCAGTTTGTTAAAAAAGAATCGGCAATCAGTGTCGACAAGTAG
- the nosZ gene encoding TAT-dependent nitrous-oxide reductase has protein sequence MSDEKLEQNGLSRRSFLGTAAASGAGIAGAGLLGLAGCSNGEGDKAAASGAAPAEKAAAHSAEPGKQTSEVGPGELDQYYGFLSGGQSGEMRLIGVPSMRELMRIPVFNMDSATGWGRTNESLRILNEKITPETRKFLQDSGLRCYPNGDLHHPHLSFTDQTYDGRYAYANDKANNRVCRIRLDVMKTDKIVEIPNVSGVHGLRPQRYPKTGYVFANGEHIVPVDGVGKWDDPKTWNAVYTAVDGETMDIAWQVLVDGNLDNGDADYQGKYSFSTCYNSERALTVQGASSNEQDWCVVFNLAAIEEGIKKGDFKEVNGVKMLDGRAEANSPYTRYIPVPNSPHGCNASPDGKYIMLNGKLSPTVTVLDVSKLDDLFAGKIKERDVVVAEPQLGLGPLHTAFDGRGNAYTTLFIDSQMVKWNIDDAIKAYKGEKIDPIKQKLDVHYQPGHNHTTMGETKEADGKWLVSLNKFSKDRFLNAGPLKPECDQLIDISGDEMRLVHDNPTFAEPHDLCLVAASKVNPSKTWDRKDPWFWQEALEQAQKDGVELEKAAKVVREGNKVRVYMTAVAPAYSVPQFEVNQGDEVTVYVTNVETIEDLTHGFTLEGYGIAMEIGPQATSSVTFKAVRPGVHWYYCQWFCHALHMEMSGQMIVKPK, from the coding sequence ATGTCAGACGAAAAATTAGAACAAAACGGCTTAAGCCGTCGTTCATTCTTAGGTACTGCCGCTGCTTCCGGTGCAGGTATTGCCGGTGCCGGTTTGTTGGGCTTGGCCGGTTGCTCTAACGGCGAGGGTGATAAAGCTGCTGCTTCCGGTGCTGCACCTGCCGAAAAAGCCGCTGCTCATTCTGCCGAGCCGGGCAAACAAACTTCCGAAGTCGGTCCAGGCGAGCTTGACCAATACTACGGTTTCTTGTCAGGCGGTCAATCAGGCGAAATGCGCTTGATCGGCGTACCTTCTATGCGTGAGTTGATGCGTATCCCTGTGTTCAATATGGACAGCGCTACCGGTTGGGGTCGTACCAACGAGAGCCTGCGTATTTTGAATGAAAAAATTACGCCGGAAACCCGTAAATTCCTGCAAGACAGCGGTCTGCGCTGCTACCCTAACGGCGACTTGCACCACCCGCACTTGTCTTTTACCGATCAAACTTACGACGGCCGCTATGCATATGCCAACGATAAAGCAAACAACCGCGTTTGCCGTATCCGCTTGGATGTGATGAAAACCGATAAAATCGTTGAAATCCCAAACGTTTCAGGTGTTCACGGTCTGCGTCCTCAACGCTATCCGAAAACTGGCTACGTATTTGCCAACGGCGAGCATATCGTTCCTGTTGACGGCGTAGGCAAATGGGATGATCCTAAAACTTGGAATGCCGTTTATACTGCAGTTGACGGCGAAACCATGGACATCGCATGGCAAGTATTGGTAGACGGTAACTTGGATAATGGCGATGCCGACTACCAAGGTAAATACTCTTTCTCTACCTGCTATAACTCTGAGCGCGCTCTGACTGTACAAGGTGCATCTTCTAACGAACAAGACTGGTGTGTGGTATTTAACCTGGCCGCCATCGAAGAAGGCATCAAAAAAGGCGACTTCAAAGAAGTTAACGGCGTGAAAATGTTGGACGGTCGTGCGGAAGCCAACTCTCCATACACTCGTTACATCCCGGTTCCTAACTCTCCTCACGGCTGTAATGCAAGCCCTGACGGCAAATACATTATGCTCAACGGTAAACTGTCTCCAACCGTTACCGTATTGGATGTCAGCAAACTGGATGACTTGTTTGCAGGTAAAATCAAAGAGCGCGATGTTGTTGTAGCCGAGCCTCAACTGGGTCTTGGCCCATTACACACTGCATTTGACGGTCGCGGCAATGCTTATACTACATTGTTTATCGACAGCCAAATGGTGAAATGGAACATTGACGATGCGATTAAAGCCTATAAAGGCGAGAAAATCGATCCGATCAAACAAAAACTCGACGTTCACTATCAACCGGGCCACAACCACACTACCATGGGCGAAACCAAAGAAGCCGACGGTAAATGGTTGGTATCTTTGAACAAGTTCTCTAAAGACCGCTTCTTGAATGCCGGTCCTTTGAAACCTGAGTGTGACCAATTGATCGATATCTCCGGCGACGAAATGCGTCTGGTGCATGACAATCCGACTTTTGCCGAACCACACGACTTGTGCTTGGTTGCCGCGTCTAAAGTGAACCCAAGCAAAACTTGGGACCGCAAAGACCCATGGTTCTGGCAAGAAGCTTTGGAACAAGCTCAAAAAGACGGTGTTGAGCTGGAAAAAGCTGCCAAAGTCGTACGTGAAGGCAACAAAGTACGCGTGTACATGACTGCCGTTGCGCCTGCTTACAGCGTTCCTCAATTTGAAGTGAACCAAGGCGACGAAGTTACCGTATATGTAACCAACGTTGAGACCATTGAAGACTTGACTCACGGCTTTACTTTGGAAGGTTATGGCATTGCTATGGAGATTGGCCCGCAAGCTACATCTTCTGTAACCTTCAAGGCTGTCCGTCCAGGTGTACACTGGTACTACTGCCAATGGTTCTGCCACGCATTGCACATGGAAATGTCTGGCCAAATGATTGTTAAACCAAAATAA
- a CDS encoding nitrous oxide reductase family maturation protein NosD, translated as MTHTQIHRSKWQRAALVLLLGSMVQTAFAAVINVSAQDNLNDALARAQAGDTLKLASGAYKTKLYIDKPITIEGPADRSAKIVGDRSGRTVAVHAPDVTLRNLTVSHSGMSLPAMDAGIYLEETATRALVEHNNIIDNSVGVYIHGAAESMVRENKIIGDATLRVNERGNGVTVWNAPGAQVVDNDISKGRDGIFSNTSTHNTYKGNRFSDLRFAVHYMYTNDSEVSNNISVGNNMGYVLMFSERLKVYGNIAVGSRDQGIMLNYVNYSEIHDNVINKAGKCVFAYNANYNKIFDNHFENCQIGIHFTAAIEGTSLFNNSFINNESQVKYVSTRFLDWGEGGRGNYWSDNSAFDLDGDGFGDSAYRPNGIIDQIIWRAPVARLLMNSPAISIVKWAQSQFPAILPGGVIDSKPLMNPVRNKTTTKYEAMKDELLHEAKTHQSEWGNAENGALTGGNANM; from the coding sequence ATGACGCACACACAAATCCATCGTTCCAAATGGCAACGTGCCGCACTCGTATTGCTGCTTGGCAGCATGGTTCAGACGGCCTTTGCCGCAGTCATCAACGTATCCGCACAAGACAATCTCAATGATGCTTTGGCGCGCGCCCAAGCCGGCGATACGCTCAAGCTTGCCTCCGGTGCATACAAAACCAAACTCTATATCGACAAACCCATTACCATCGAAGGCCCTGCCGACCGTTCCGCCAAGATTGTCGGCGACCGGAGCGGGAGGACGGTTGCCGTTCATGCGCCTGATGTAACTTTGCGCAATCTGACTGTTTCCCATTCCGGCATGAGTTTGCCAGCAATGGATGCCGGTATCTATTTAGAAGAGACGGCAACGCGCGCACTGGTGGAGCATAACAACATCATCGACAATTCCGTCGGCGTGTATATTCACGGTGCGGCAGAATCCATGGTGCGGGAAAATAAAATCATCGGCGATGCAACCCTGCGCGTCAACGAACGCGGCAACGGCGTAACCGTCTGGAATGCGCCCGGTGCGCAAGTGGTCGATAACGATATTTCCAAAGGCCGTGACGGTATTTTTTCAAATACCAGTACTCATAATACCTACAAAGGCAACCGCTTTAGCGACTTGCGCTTTGCCGTCCATTATATGTACACCAATGACAGCGAAGTCAGCAACAATATCTCCGTCGGCAACAACATGGGTTATGTGCTGATGTTTTCCGAACGCCTGAAAGTGTATGGCAACATTGCCGTTGGCAGCCGCGACCAAGGCATTATGCTCAACTACGTCAATTATTCCGAAATTCACGATAATGTGATCAACAAGGCAGGCAAATGCGTGTTTGCCTACAATGCCAACTACAATAAAATTTTCGACAACCATTTTGAAAACTGTCAAATCGGTATTCACTTTACCGCGGCCATTGAAGGCACAAGCCTGTTCAATAATTCGTTTATCAACAACGAAAGCCAAGTCAAATACGTCAGCACCCGTTTCCTTGATTGGGGCGAGGGTGGTCGCGGCAACTATTGGAGCGATAACAGCGCCTTTGACCTTGACGGCGACGGCTTCGGCGACAGTGCCTACCGTCCCAACGGGATTATCGACCAAATCATCTGGCGCGCACCCGTCGCCCGGTTATTGATGAACAGCCCTGCCATCAGCATTGTCAAATGGGCGCAATCGCAATTTCCCGCCATCCTGCCTGGCGGCGTAATTGACAGCAAGCCTTTGATGAACCCTGTCCGCAATAAAACGACAACCAAATACGAAGCCATGAAGGACGAATTGCTGCATGAAGCAAAAACGCACCAATCCGAATGGGGTAATGCCGAAAACGGTGCGCTGACAGGCGGAAATGCCAATATGTAA
- a CDS encoding ABC transporter ATP-binding protein: MSSTNHVELRNVTKQFGSQKAVNQVDLVLKAGESVGMAGHNGAGKSTIMKLILGLITPTKGEVMLLGEPTGSKAGAQRRSQIGYLPETVALHPSLTGIETMDFYAKLKKQPLSKNRELLERVGISQAARRRVGTYSKGMRQRLALAQALLGEPKVLLFDEPTTGLDPASRQMFYEVVRELNGRGATVLLSTHALAELDGHADRIIVMKNGVKVADGSMDELHVQSGLPLTVNVCLKEARPLSERWHLLSDGLSYQAQCKAEERMALLSELGDLGSLAYIDIHTPTLDDMYAQFLKREDV, from the coding sequence ATGAGCAGTACCAACCACGTTGAATTGAGAAACGTGACCAAGCAGTTTGGCAGCCAAAAGGCCGTCAATCAAGTCGATCTGGTTCTCAAGGCTGGCGAGAGCGTCGGCATGGCAGGACACAACGGTGCAGGCAAATCTACCATTATGAAGCTGATACTCGGCCTGATTACGCCGACCAAGGGCGAAGTGATGCTTTTGGGAGAGCCGACCGGCAGTAAAGCAGGGGCGCAGCGTCGCAGCCAAATCGGTTACCTGCCTGAAACGGTTGCATTGCACCCTTCATTGACCGGTATCGAAACCATGGATTTCTATGCCAAACTTAAAAAACAGCCCCTGAGTAAAAACCGCGAATTGCTCGAGCGTGTCGGCATTTCCCAGGCCGCACGCCGCCGCGTCGGCACTTACTCTAAAGGTATGCGACAACGCCTCGCTTTGGCACAAGCCTTGTTGGGCGAGCCTAAAGTTTTATTGTTTGACGAGCCGACTACCGGCCTTGATCCGGCTTCACGTCAAATGTTTTACGAAGTTGTGCGCGAACTCAATGGGCGCGGTGCAACCGTATTGCTCAGCACCCATGCACTGGCCGAGCTTGACGGCCACGCCGATCGCATCATCGTTATGAAAAACGGCGTGAAAGTTGCCGACGGCAGCATGGATGAGTTGCATGTTCAAAGCGGCCTGCCGCTGACCGTCAACGTCTGCTTGAAAGAAGCGCGCCCGTTGAGCGAGCGTTGGCATCTGCTTTCAGACGGCCTGTCATATCAAGCACAATGTAAAGCAGAAGAGCGTATGGCTCTTTTGAGCGAATTGGGTGATTTGGGCAGTCTTGCCTACATCGATATCCACACGCCTACACTTGACGATATGTACGCGCAATTCTTGAAGAGGGAAGACGTATGA